From a single Glycine soja cultivar W05 chromosome 19, ASM419377v2, whole genome shotgun sequence genomic region:
- the LOC114398648 gene encoding protein MAIN-LIKE 1-like, with product MVRTRGLGCALGAGRGRGISEDMHEADVPLRRRPTASAQMTGAADAVQTEGVATDGSLGSPAADEGFPGGPRDPSILIDFAEHVAHSIWSGRERPDLKCSVITTDPGLISAFVERWHRETSTFHLPVGELTITLDDVASLLHLPITSALHTFKPLVTSDAIRLLTELLEVSDEEATLETRQAGGPHVRLGWLRDLYQSQCSTRRWVVAARTYLLHLVGCTLFTNKSSTHVHVVHLEAFRDLAQTGGFAWGAAALVHMYDHLNDASQCWIYEHFPTVHTSVVHDAYDEGSPRACRWLTGKAHITGIKGAPYRRRLDALSVTDVCWMPYGEHQRVRAFDLISSYTGQLKWGQIVVYVRPKRVLRQFGYLQTVPSPPVCDSLMGDDIDDRWLNFPDHLVPSRELCVVPGQVAADYMEWFFRISHPFVTRTEETAAPRHPPPPHHEEFVEPPIPEVSVATDLPTHSVVHCEGCQGMAQDLGAIAEDLERVINLRMVTEGTDLHDIMTCCLRRARGDTTDGSLRLCQRRRID from the exons atggttagaacacgaggtttaggttgTGCGTTAGGAGCTGGTAGAGGTAGAGGCATTAGTGAGGATATGCATGAGGCTGATGTTCCTCTGCGTCGCAGACCTACTGCTTCAGCAC AGATGACAGGCGCCGCCGATGCTGTTCAGACAGAGGGAGTGGCTACTGATGGGAGCTTGGGGTCACCTGCTGCAGATGAAGGTTTCCCCGGTGGACCACGCGACCCATCGATTTTGATCGATTTTGCTGAGCATGTCGCACACAGCATCTGGAGTGGACGG GAACGACCCGATCTGAA GTGTTCTGTTATCACCACTGATCCTGGATTGATATCCGCCTTCGTCGAGAGGTGGCATCGCGAGACTAGCACGTTCCACTTGCCAGTAGGCGAGTTGACAATCACGTTGGATGACGTGGCATCACTCCTACACCTTCCCATCACTAGCGCGCTGCATACGTTCAAGCCGCTTGTTACTTCAGACGCCATTCGTCTACTGACGGAGCTTCTTGAGGTCAGTGATGAGGAGGCTACATTAGAGACCCGACAGGCTGGTGGGCCTCATGTCCGGTTGGGGTGGCTTCGAGACTTGTATCAGAGCCAGTGCAGCACCAGACGATGGGTTGTAGCAGCCCGCACGTATCTGCTCCACTTGGTGGGTTGTACTCTTTTCACCAATAAGAGTTCAACCCATGTACATGTCGTGCACCTGGAGGCTTTCAGGGACCTGGCCCAGACAGGGGGATTCGCCTGGGGGGCGGCTGCATTAGTCCACATGTACGACCATCTGAATGACGCGTCGCAG TGCTGGATATACGAGCACTTTCCTACAGTGCATACATCCGTCGTTCATGATGCTTATGATGAGGGGAGCCCACGGGCCTGCAGGTGGCTTACGGGTAAGGCTCATATTACGGGGATCAAGGGAGCCCCGTATCGGAGACGTTTGGATGCCCTGAGTGTGACTGACGTGTGCTGGATGCCCTATGGTGAGCACCAACGAGTCAGGGCCTTTGACTTGATATCGTCGTACACCGGCCAGCTCAAATGGGGTCAGATTGTGGTGTACGTTCGACCTAAGCGGGTTCTTCGACAGTTTGGCTACCTTCAGACGGTCCCTTCGCCGCCGGTTTGTGATTCTTTGATGGGTGATGATATAGATGACCGGTGGCTGAATTTTCCAGACCATTTGGTGCCTTCAAGGGAGCTCTGTGTAGTTCCTGGACAGGTGGCGGCAGactacatggagtggttttttCGGATATCGCACCCATTTGTCACGCGGACCGAGGAGACTGCTGCGCCGAGACATCCGCCTCCCCCTCATCATGAGGAGTTCGTCGAGCCACCCATCCCCGAGGTTTCAGTCGCGACTGATCTCCCTACGCATTCAGTG GTTCACTGCGAAGGATGTCAGGGGATGGCTCAGGATTTAGGAGCGATTGCTGAGGATTTGGAGCGGGTCATCAACCTCAGGATGGTCACTGAGGGCACTGACTTACATGACATCATGACTTGTTGTCTGAGGAGAGCTAGAGGTGACACCACAGATGGAAGTCTTAGGCTGTGCCAGAGACGCCGCATAGATtag